The genomic DNA TCCTACGTTTAACATCATCTCTTTAGTAATAACAAAGTTTTTTGCTCCTGTTGAACTAATTAAAATGTCTGCATCTGCAAGTGCACATTGGAGCTCTTCAATAGATTTAGCTTCACCGGAAAATCGTTTTGCTAAATCTTTCGCTTTCTCATAAGTTCTATTCATGACCGTTACTTTACTTGCACCATTTGCATGGAGGTTTTTAATTGCAAGCTCACCCATTTTTCCTGCACCTAGTATAAGGACGTGCTTGTTTTCGAGGGTTCCAAAAATTTTTTTTGCAAGTTCAACTGCTGCATAACTTACTGAAACAGCATTTGCACCAATTTCTGTTTCAGAATGAGCGCGTTTAGCAAGAGTAATTGCCTGCTTAAACAGTTGATTAAATAAAGTACCTGTTGTACCCTCTTTTTGTGCAAGCAAGAAGCTTGAGCGAACTTGTCCGATAATTTGCGTTTCCCCCAAAATCATTGAGTTTAAACCGCTTACAACCTTAAATAAATGTTCAATCGCACCATCTTGCTCATAAATAAACAAATAAGGAGAAAAATCTTCTTGGTCAAGTTCAAACCATTCTGACAGAAACTGCTTTATATAATAACGACCTGTGTGAAGTTGATCGACGACAGCATAAATCTCTGTCCGATTACAAGTTGACAGAATGACATTTTCAAGGATGCTTTTTTTATCTTTCAATGTTCTCATCGCATCCGCTAATTCTGTTTCGTTAAACGTTAATCGTTCACGAATTTCAACAGGGGCAGTTTTGTAATTTAGGCCTACGACAAGAATATGCATTTTCACATTCACCCCAATTAATAATACATAATATATATCCATTATAGCATGATAAATCGATACTTTTTTGAAAAAATGTGAACATAATCTGAAACATATGCTATCATAAATAAAGAAAATAACAAATTTCGACAGACATAGCTCCTTCTTTACAGTATCAAAAAAGATTTTTGGATTCAAGTGAAGTAATTGGAAGTGGTGGTTTAATGAAACAACAACGTTTTTTCTCAGGTTTTATTTTAGTAGGTTTTAGTATTTATTTATTTTTTCAAGAAGCAAATATTACAATATTTCCAAATTTTTTCGAGTGGCCTACACTATTAATTATTGTTGGCATTTCCTTTTTAGGACAAGCTTTCTTAGCCCAAGATTATGAAGCCATTTTACCAGGAGTTATTTTATTTGGCTTTGGTTTGCACTTTCACGTTATAAACCAACTAAAACTATGGCCAGATCATATTGGAGTTTTTATCCTTATCATAGCTCTTGGATTTTTATTACGTTTCCAAAAAACTCGAACCGGTTTTTTTCAAGGAGCGCTTTTTCTCATTTTGGCCATTTTGCTCCTTTTTTATGACCAAATTTTTCAATGGCTTGGTATAACTGAAGTTGACAGTGCATTTGTATGGAGAATACTACCAGCTATCTTACTCGTTCTCGGCTTTACCTTTTTCTTAATAAGAGACAAAAAAATAGGGTAACCTCTTTTCGAGACTACCCCCATCGGACTGTATATACTTATTTCAACAAAATGTCGAAAAACTAATTAAAAACACTTGCAAGCCGGAAGTGAATAGGACGATCGTTCGTTCATGAACTTACAATGAAGGCCAAACGAGTGTTTTTCAAAAATATAGAGAATAAACGTCTTTTTAGGAGCTATTTGTTTAAAAATCTGTAAATTCCCCCAGACTGATTGAAAACGCTTGTCAGTCAAGGCGCGTAGCATGAAGCAGAAGCGAATTGACCAGACGTTCATAAGTTCGTTTTTCAACAGTCTGGCGGGTAATCATTTTTACTTTAAATATTTACAAAACAGAATCTAAAAAGTCTTTTGTCCGCTGCTCTTTCGGATTTACAAATAGTTCATCAGGATGACCTACTTCAATGATACGGCCATCATGCATATATACAGCCCAATCCGCCACCTCTCGTGCGAAACCCATTTCATGAGTAACAACAATCATTGTCATACCTTCATTCGCCAATTGCTTCATCGTTGCTAATACTTCACCAACTAATTCGGGGTCTAATGCTGATGTCGGTTCATCAAATAACATAATAGCCGGCTTCATTGCTAATGCTCTTGCAATCGCAACACGTTGTTTTTGACCTCCTGAAAGTTTAGCTGGGTACACGTTCTCTTTATCAAGTAGTCCCACTTTCTTTAACAAACTTCTTGCTTCTTTTATCGCCTCATCTTTTTGATTTTTTTTAACATAAATCGGTGCCTCTACGATATTTTCAATTACCGTTTTATGAGGGAAAAGGTGGAAATGTTGAAACACCATTCCAACCTTAGATCTCACATTATTTAAATCATGAGTTCCCATTTCAATTTTTTCACCAGCAATAAAAATATTACCGTTATCTTTTAATTCAAGGAAATTTAAACAGCGGAGCAACGTGCTTTTTCCTGAACCACTCGCACCTATTAAACAAACAACTTCACTTTCTTTTACTGTCAAATCAACATCTTTTAATACATGCAAATCTCCAAATGATTTATTTAATTTCTCTACTTTAATCATCATTGATTTATCCAAGTTAGTCACTAACCTCCATTCGTTTTTCTACTATCTTTACGATTGCTGAGAAAATAAAGACGAGGATTAAATAATATATGGCTACTATTAATAGATAACTCATGTAATCGTATTCATTAGAACCGTAAGTTGTTGCAACATTAAACAGCTCGTACATTCCGATAAATGAGGCGAGTGATGAATCCTTTAAAGCGATGATAAATTGGTTACCAAGCGGTGGGATAGCTCGTTTAAAAGCTTGTGGTAAAATAATTCTTCTCATCGTCAATCCTGCTGTCATTCCTAAAGAACGACCAGCTTCCATTTGCCCCTTATCAATGGATTGGATTGATCCTCTAAAAATTTCGGCGATATATGCACCATTGTGAAAAGCAAGACCTAAAATAACGGCCCAAAATTGTGAGATGTTAATTGCTGTAAGTCCATAGAAAAAAACAAAAATTTGAACAATTAATGGGGTCCCTCTTATAATGAAAATATACAGATCCGCTAGCCATTCAAATAATTTTACCTTTGAAATTTTTAAAAAGGAAAAAAATAAACCAATAAAAATTGCAATCAACACAGATATGATTGTTAATTGGAAAGTGAGAACCATTCCCTTTAAAAACATGTCGTAGGTATTAATGAATTTTGTAAATAATTCCAAGAACATTCCTCCTTAACTGTTAAACAATCTTGTTGTTTTAAGCTTATCCTGATAAACAGGGATATTTAGTATAGCCGTATTGAAAAAAATAGGCGAATGCATAAATAACACACATTCGCCTCTTACCTAGCTTCCAGGTTGAACCGTAATGTCCTCACCAAAATACTTAACACTAATTTCCTTTAATGTTCCATTTTTGCGTAGCGTTTCTAAAGCTTCATTAATTTTTTCAATGAGAACTTTATTATCCTTTGCAACTCCGATTCCTTGTTCACTTTGTTCAAGCATGTCTCTTCCCTCAATCTTCATACCTGAACCAATCGCTTCTTTTCCAGTAATAAAATCAGTAATGACTGCATCATGTTTTCCTTTAGATAAAGCTTCAAGTGCGGTTACATCACTATCTAATAAAATAATATTATCAGTTACTCCCGAAAGAATATTGGCAAATGTGGAGCCCCTTGAAACAGCCACTTCTTTATCCTTTAAATCATCGAGGGTTTTGAATGGATCATCAGGACGAACAAAAATTTGTGCTCCTGAGTAGTAATATGGGGTTGAAAAGTTCACTTCTTTGAGGCGTTCTTCAGTTATTGTATGACTTGCAATAGCTGCATCAAATCGACCTGACTTTACACCTTCTACAATACTCCCAAATTTAAATTTTTTCTGTACGGGCTCAAGCCCTAATTCTTTTGCAATTGCTTCACCAACTTCTATGTCAAAGCCGATCATTTTCCCATCTTTATCCATGTAACTAAACGGTTTAAATTCGCCTGAAGCTGAAAAAATAAATTTCTCTTTCTCAACAAGTTCATAACCATTGCTTGTTGTTACTTTTCCTCCACAGGCTGTAAGAACAATCATAAACACTAAAAACAGCAATCCCTTAAAACAATGCTTCACCAGGCTACATCCCCCCTTCTATCTATTTATGAAAAACATATGTTTAACCTTAACATTCAAGAACAATATTCTCAAAATTCATATTTCGTGAAAAATCGCAATTTATAAACCTATATTCTTCTCTCACTGCATCAACTCTAGTAAGCTGTTATTTACAACGATATGCATTTAAATAGTACATATTGCTAACAATAAAGGAATATTCTTATTTTTATGGTGAATATTATTTAAAAAGATGATCATTTTAAACGATATCGTTAAATATAGAAATGGATAAAATTTATTTTATTGAACCTAACTGGAAGTATCATTCTATGTATGATTAAAAAAATTAAAATAATTGGAATTTATGTACTTAAATATAGTTTTAAAGTTTAAGGATAAGCGCTTCTGTTGTTACATATAAATACAAAATCTGGTGGAATTAAAGACGAAGATAAAGTTCAAGCATCTTGTGTAAATGAGCGTGTAACATGAGAATATGACAGAAGATAATGAAACCTGCACTTAGTCTTTCAGGTATTTATTTCAA from Bacillus aquiflavi includes the following:
- the hemA gene encoding glutamyl-tRNA reductase, which produces MHILVVGLNYKTAPVEIRERLTFNETELADAMRTLKDKKSILENVILSTCNRTEIYAVVDQLHTGRYYIKQFLSEWFELDQEDFSPYLFIYEQDGAIEHLFKVVSGLNSMILGETQIIGQVRSSFLLAQKEGTTGTLFNQLFKQAITLAKRAHSETEIGANAVSVSYAAVELAKKIFGTLENKHVLILGAGKMGELAIKNLHANGASKVTVMNRTYEKAKDLAKRFSGEAKSIEELQCALADADILISSTGAKNFVITKEMMLNVGKARKGKPLFMVDIAVPRDLDPQLSEMESVFLYDIDDLEGIVQANLAERRKAAEKIMIMIEGEMIEFNQWLNMLGVVPVISALREKALTIQAETMKSIERKLPNLSDRERKVLNKHTKSIINQLLRDPILQVKELAAQPNADESLELFMKIFNIEQLVEEQRAEKAVEPRKVQAHAPQASLQS
- a CDS encoding amino acid ABC transporter ATP-binding protein; translated protein: MIKVEKLNKSFGDLHVLKDVDLTVKESEVVCLIGASGSGKSTLLRCLNFLELKDNGNIFIAGEKIEMGTHDLNNVRSKVGMVFQHFHLFPHKTVIENIVEAPIYVKKNQKDEAIKEARSLLKKVGLLDKENVYPAKLSGGQKQRVAIARALAMKPAIMLFDEPTSALDPELVGEVLATMKQLANEGMTMIVVTHEMGFAREVADWAVYMHDGRIIEVGHPDELFVNPKEQRTKDFLDSVL
- a CDS encoding amino acid ABC transporter permease, encoding MELFTKFINTYDMFLKGMVLTFQLTIISVLIAIFIGLFFSFLKISKVKLFEWLADLYIFIIRGTPLIVQIFVFFYGLTAINISQFWAVILGLAFHNGAYIAEIFRGSIQSIDKGQMEAGRSLGMTAGLTMRRIILPQAFKRAIPPLGNQFIIALKDSSLASFIGMYELFNVATTYGSNEYDYMSYLLIVAIYYLILVFIFSAIVKIVEKRMEVSD
- a CDS encoding transporter substrate-binding domain-containing protein — protein: MKHCFKGLLFLVFMIVLTACGGKVTTSNGYELVEKEKFIFSASGEFKPFSYMDKDGKMIGFDIEVGEAIAKELGLEPVQKKFKFGSIVEGVKSGRFDAAIASHTITEERLKEVNFSTPYYYSGAQIFVRPDDPFKTLDDLKDKEVAVSRGSTFANILSGVTDNIILLDSDVTALEALSKGKHDAVITDFITGKEAIGSGMKIEGRDMLEQSEQGIGVAKDNKVLIEKINEALETLRKNGTLKEISVKYFGEDITVQPGS